The Fulvivirga maritima genome segment ATGAATTTAATAGGAGCTAATGCCTCCGTTTGGAAGATTCAACATAATGTATTACATCATACATATACTAACATTAGTGAATCAGATGACGATATTAATACCCCTATCTTCCTGCGTTTTTCACCTCACAGCAAGAAATACTGGATACATCGTTTCCAACATATATATATCTGGCTTTTTTACGGCTTATCAACTATCTCATGGATCACGGCCAAGGATTTCGTTAGAACAAGTCGGTACAATAAAATGGGCTTTTTCAATGGCAAGAAGGAACTAAAACGCACTATGTTAAAGATAAGTGCTTGGAAGCTGTTATATTATTCTTATACACTGATATTACCACTAATTATGGTACCACTCGCATGGTGGGTAATATTACTGGCATTTTTGAGTATGCATTTTGTTACAGGCCTGCTTATTAGCATCGTTTTTCAGACCGCCCATATTATGCCTAATAATGACTATCCGCTGCCCAATAATAAAGGACTTATTGACAACAACTGGTCAGTGCACCAATTGGCAACCACTAGTAATTATTCACCAAGAAGCAAATTCTTTTCATGGATGATAGGTGGCTTAAACTATCAGATTGAACATCA includes the following:
- a CDS encoding fatty acid desaturase family protein — translated: MTKNPKFSTDKNFEFSEQLKLRVNDYFKVNDLSKQGKGGMIFKAICMLILFLAPLILINTGIITSSLLLFVFYILSGLGMAGIGMGVMHDAIHGSFSKKKKVNQWMGYTMNLIGANASVWKIQHNVLHHTYTNISESDDDINTPIFLRFSPHSKKYWIHRFQHIYIWLFYGLSTISWITAKDFVRTSRYNKMGFFNGKKELKRTMLKISAWKLLYYSYTLILPLIMVPLAWWVILLAFLSMHFVTGLLISIVFQTAHIMPNNDYPLPNNKGLIDNNWSVHQLATTSNYSPRSKFFSWMIGGLNYQIEHHLFPNICHMHYRKLSGIVAATAKEYGIPYHSKKTFLSAIIAHIKMLRILGKMELKL